The Arcobacter arenosus region ATTAATACACTATCACCTACTTGATGCCCATAATTATCATTTATACTCTTAAAATTATCAATATCAATAATAGCAAATCCAAAAGCATGATTATATCTTTTTGAACGAACTATCTCATTTTGTAGGAGCTCATCAATTTTCAATCTATTATTTATACCTGTAAGCTTATCAGTAATAGCAAGATGTTCCAATTGAGTTTTTAATTTTTCCTTTGATTCAAGCATATTATTTAAATAAACTGCCATTTGATTGAACTCTTTAAATAATATTTTTTTACTATCTATTTTTGTTTTTTTACTACTTGATTTTTCAAAAAAAGTATTAAATTCTTCTATTGATTTTCTAATGCGTCTATTCCACCAAATCATTGAATATAAAGATAAAAGAGTCAAACAAATCATTAAAAACCCAACTATATAAATTCTATTTTTTTGTTCCTCTTTTTGTTTTAAAGCTTTATAAAATATCTCTGATTTAATATCATCTAAATGTGAACCACTTCCAATATACCAATCCCAGGGTTTAAAGCCTTCTATATAAGTAAATTTAGTTGTTTTTTCATTGGAATCAGGCTTTTTCCAAATATATTTAACAAAACCACCCTCTTTTTCCTTTGCTACTTTAATAAACTCTTTTACAACAAATAAACCATTTTCATCTTTAAAATTTAGCATATTCTTCCCTACAAGTTGAGGATTTAAGGGATTCATTAAAACTGTCCCATCTAAATTGTTTATAAAAAGATATTCGTACTTTCCATACCTCACTTCATTTAATCTATTTAGAACCTCATTTTGAACAATTTTTTCATAATCTTTAAGATATTCAGAAGTTCCTATATATAAATCAAAAGGTTCAAAATATTTTATAAAACCAATTTTTTTACTTTCATTTTCCTTATTGTCTGTTCTATAAAAGTAATATTCAACATATCCCTCTTTTTGTTTTGATGAAGCAATGTATTTAAATAAATTATGAAGATTTATACCATGGGTATCTTTATAATCTCTAAGAAAATAGGTGCCTTCATATTGAGGAAAGATAGGATGTAAAATAGCTTCCCCATCTAATTTTAAAATAAAAAAATACCCTCTACCATCAAAAAATCTAAATTCTCTTAAAGACTCTTTTATTATTGAAATAATCTCTTCATCTGATTTTGTATCTTTAAACTTATTGTATAAATTATCTGCAATATGATAGGCATCATAAATTTTATCTTTCAAAACTTCTTTTAGATTGTTTTCTGCATTTATTCTTTTATATTTTATATAATCAATTGCATTTTCAACTTGATTTTTAAGTAGAGTTTTTCTTTGTTCTAGTTGCATATTTTGGTAATTTTTGATAATTTGTTCAGAACTAAACCTTACTTCAAAAAACCAAAGTAGTGTTAAACTAAAAGTAAAGAAAAAAGAAACAAAAAGTATAATATTTGTAAAGGAAAAATGCTTCAAGTATTTCATTATTTTTTTCCTATTTTTCTGCTTTTATTTTCATTTTACCATAAACTTACCTTTTATAATAAAATTATTTAAAATTAAATTTTTATTTTAATTTTTATTCTTGAAAGATATATATTCTTTTCTTACATCAACGATAAAACCTTTTTTTAAAAATTCCCTACCCAATAAAATAGGATAATTCATCTTTTTTCTATTTGTTAATGTAAACTCAGTTTCTATATATTTTCCAAAAATAAAAACTTTTGTTAATATAACGTATCTTTTTTCTAAAATTCCATTGGAACTTCTAACCTTTGCAACTCTTTTAATTGGAAGTTTAAACTTTTCATTTTCATATTTTTTATGAGTTTCATCCAGAACATCAAAAACCACATATTTATCATCAATTGATTCAATAAAACTACAATGTAAAGATGAAGTTTTAGCTCCAGTATCAACTTTTGCTCTTATATCCTTTAAATTTAATAAAGGTAAATCTACTCGATCATATTTTCCTATTACAATATTATCTGCGTATAAACTTGTAAGAAAAAAACATAAAACTAAAATTTGTTTAATCAAATTATCTCTTTTATAATATAAAATTTATAAGATATTATATGATAATTTGATTATAAAATTACTCTTGTATTGTCCAAATAAACTTTGAGGTGTCAAAACCATTTTTGAAGGCTATATCTATTAATCTTTTTTTTATTTTCTCATCAATTGTTTTAGTTCTACTTAATATCCATAGATACTCCCTACTTGGACTTCCAACTAAAGCGTATTTATAATTTTTATCTAAAGAAATTATCCAATAGTCCCCATAAAAGGGTCTAAAAAAACTAACTTTCAATTTTGAGTTTGTACTATCAGTAGAATATGCTACCCCTTTTGCTTCTTTCTTTTCACCACTTTCTATTTTAGTACATCTATTAATTACTCTAATTTGTTCATCTTCAAGTAAAGAATAATTTGCTGTAACATTTTTACATCCCTTTTCAAAGAAATGTTCAAATCTAGCTATTTCATACCAAGTACCTAAATATTTGTTTAAATCAACTCTAGATTCTGTTGATAGATTCTCATATTTTGTTGAACAACCCACAAAAAAAATAATAGCTACAGTTAATATTAATTTTTTTATCATTATTAATCCTTTATTTTATATATCTTTTCTTTTACATCTAGTGCCATTTGTTTATAATCAAAATCAGGTAAAGTCTCTTCTTTTTCAAGCCACTTTTTGACATACTCTTTCCCGCCATAAAAGCTTGATTGTTTAACTGGGTCAAAAACCCTATATTGTTTATCATTTCCAACTCCAGATTGATAAGCAAAATTTCCATAATTTGAGGCAGGAGAAAAATCTAATAAATACTCCTCAAAAAATGCAGCACAATATCTAAAATCCAAGCCAAGATTTTTTATAAAGTAACTTGATAACAGCTGTCTTTGTCGATTACTTATCCATCCAGTTTTTTTTAGTTCTATTATCCCTGCATCAATAATATCAACACCTGTTTTTGCATTAAAAAATAGTTCTAATTTATCTTTATTTTCTGAAAACTTGTAAACTTTATAGGACAATCCCTCTTTTAGAAAAAGTTTATTACCACTTTGAAGCATTACTAAATGAAAAAAATCTCTCCAAAGTAATTCAAAAAAAATCCAATAAGAAGATTTTGAAACCCCAAGTTTATTTTCATACTCTTTTATTTTATAATATAAGGTTTTAGCACTAATACATCCACTTGCTAGATAAGGAGAAAACTTTGTGGAATTGTTAAAACCATCCACTAAACTTCTAGTATCATAATAAGTGTGTAAATGTTTAGATAAATACTCATCAACCCTATTTAAAGCATCTGTTTCTCCAC contains the following coding sequences:
- a CDS encoding cache domain-containing protein, translated to MKYLKHFSFTNIILFVSFFFTFSLTLLWFFEVRFSSEQIIKNYQNMQLEQRKTLLKNQVENAIDYIKYKRINAENNLKEVLKDKIYDAYHIADNLYNKFKDTKSDEEIISIIKESLREFRFFDGRGYFFILKLDGEAILHPIFPQYEGTYFLRDYKDTHGINLHNLFKYIASSKQKEGYVEYYFYRTDNKENESKKIGFIKYFEPFDLYIGTSEYLKDYEKIVQNEVLNRLNEVRYGKYEYLFINNLDGTVLMNPLNPQLVGKNMLNFKDENGLFVVKEFIKVAKEKEGGFVKYIWKKPDSNEKTTKFTYIEGFKPWDWYIGSGSHLDDIKSEIFYKALKQKEEQKNRIYIVGFLMICLTLLSLYSMIWWNRRIRKSIEEFNTFFEKSSSKKTKIDSKKILFKEFNQMAVYLNNMLESKEKLKTQLEHLAITDKLTGINNRLKIDELLQNEIVRSKRYNHAFGFAIIDIDNFKSINDNYGHQVGDSVLIKIAKILKENIRNVDYLGRWGGEEFVIICPETSLEGTLKLMEDLKKIIESESFETVGTVTASFGLTLFDLEDDASTILKRADDALYKAKDDGRNKVVVL
- a CDS encoding DASH family cryptochrome, with protein sequence MHKPKLCITVFRNNLRINDNLALNEASKCCENMISLYSLELLKGTNLGFNKCGEFRKQFIYESLIDLKKNLLKKNIWLYIVDDIEKTLEILNEDYDLRVFFEKEIGVEEKEFEKKLEKYKGKSFFNQTMLEPFEFDYKKSFSHFRKKAEKMTINEPVKVIDSKDKLFMCIKIEEINLSLDENKRVLKGGETDALNRVDEYLSKHLHTYYDTRSLVDGFNNSTKFSPYLASGCISAKTLYYKIKEYENKLGVSKSSYWIFFELLWRDFFHLVMLQSGNKLFLKEGLSYKVYKFSENKDKLELFFNAKTGVDIIDAGIIELKKTGWISNRQRQLLSSYFIKNLGLDFRYCAAFFEEYLLDFSPASNYGNFAYQSGVGNDKQYRVFDPVKQSSFYGGKEYVKKWLEKEETLPDFDYKQMALDVKEKIYKIKD
- a CDS encoding ATP-dependent zinc protease — protein: MIKQILVLCFFLTSLYADNIVIGKYDRVDLPLLNLKDIRAKVDTGAKTSSLHCSFIESIDDKYVVFDVLDETHKKYENEKFKLPIKRVAKVRSSNGILEKRYVILTKVFIFGKYIETEFTLTNRKKMNYPILLGREFLKKGFIVDVRKEYISFKNKN
- a CDS encoding lipocalin family protein → MIKKLILTVAIIFFVGCSTKYENLSTESRVDLNKYLGTWYEIARFEHFFEKGCKNVTANYSLLEDEQIRVINRCTKIESGEKKEAKGVAYSTDSTNSKLKVSFFRPFYGDYWIISLDKNYKYALVGSPSREYLWILSRTKTIDEKIKKRLIDIAFKNGFDTSKFIWTIQE